The Cloacibacterium caeni region ACTTACTAATGAAGATTATACCGAAATAGAAAAGGCAGCCAACGATAATAACACTTCAGTACTTGCCGCAGGCAACTTTGCCATTACAGCCGTCCTGCTATTCAAGTTCGCTTCTATTGCTGCGCAGTATATTCCCAATTATGAACTCATAGACTACGCAAGCCAAAACAAAGTGGATGCGCCGAGCGGCTCGGTAGCGGAACTGGCGCATCGTTTGTCGGGCATACAGCAATCGAATATTACGGTTCCCGTTAAGGACACCATTGGCAGCAAAGAAACAAGGGGTGCAGATATTGAGGGCGTACAGGTGCACGCTGTAAGGCTTCCGGGTCACGTGTTGGGTATTGAAGCCATCTTTGGAATGCCGGACGAAAAGCTGATTTTAAGGCACGATGCGGGAAACAGTGCCGAACCTTATGTAAAGGGCGCAATCCTTGCCATCGAAAAAGTAAGCACGTTCAAAGGGTTGAAAAGGGGTCTTGATGCGGTAATGGATTTCTAAAAAAACAAAGTGCAAAATAATAGCTGAAACTGATATTTTGCCTTTTTTCTATACCCGGTATTTACTGCACCGTCACACAAACATCGGCATTCATCGGGTAGCTTTGGCAAAGCAAAATTATTCCCTCTGCGATATCCTGTTCTGTCAGTGCCCCGTTATGGAGCATCCGAACTTCGCCATCGGTTTTTACTGCCCAACAAGCCCCGCAGGTTCCATTCTTACAGGAACTCGCCACTTTGATATGGTGCTCTTTCATCGCATCCAGAAGCGACTGCTTCGGCTGTACCTCAATGAGCGATGTGCATTCATACGTTTGCTTTTCCTCGTTCTCGTAGTAGTCCTCGTAATAGTTTACAATCACATCTTTAACAGTACCGTCCGTTTCCAAATCGCCCGCATTCCCCGGAACCGGGTCGAAGTATTCCAAATGGATATGGTCTTCGGGAATGTACAAGCCCGTTAAGGCATCCTGGTACAAATCCATCAGCCCGTTGGGTCCGCAGATGTAATAATGGGCTGCAGCAACATCGCCAACCAGTCTTTTAATGACCGAACGTAAAACAAGCAGATTGAACCTGCCTGCAACGTGGTTGAGTTTGGTGGAAATAAAATCAGGTGCAGTAAAGGAATAACAAATATTCAATTCTTGCGCTGCCTGCATCGCTTCCAGTTCATTCCAAAATATGGTTTCTTCCGGTGTTTTATTGCTGTACACCAGTAAGGGTATCCGATTGCTGTTTTCAACGCTTTTCAGCATTGCGTATAACGGGGAAATACCGCTACCGCCTGCCAGTAAAACAATTTGGGATTGCTCGGCTATCGGTTTTTCTAAAACAAAGCTGCCAAATGGGGCTTCTATTTCCCAGGCTTCGATGTTGTCTGCATTATTTAAGATGTAATTGCTCATCTTTCCACCTGTAACCCTTTTAATAGTAATGGCGGGAAATTCGTCAGACGGCACAGAACTGAACGAATACGAACGTATGAGCAGTTCGCCGTTTACGGTAAGCCTGATGTTGAGGTACTGACCGGGCAGGTAGGTAAACGCCTGCTGCTCCGTGTCAAAGTATAGGGTAATGGTATCTTCGGTTTCCTTTATAATTTTATGTGTTCGCCACGTGTATTTCTTCATCCCTCGGTTTTTAATGTCTTGCATTGCTGATAAAAAGAAAACCTCTGCTCCTGTACACAAAGCGAGGTTTCATAAAGACTTCTATTTAAAAGTTTGCTGTTCTGATAATTATAGTTCGTTTTGCTTTTCCTGTTGTCTTCTGATGATTTCGAGCTTGTTTTTTCGTATCTGCTTAAAATGGGCAGACGTTAATCCCGTATAGGTCATTAATTGCTCGGACAGTTCCGTCGGCTTTTGATAGCCTAACGCCTTTGCGATTTGTGACAGCGATTGCTCGGTGTACACCAGTAACTCTTTTACCTTTTCGATAATGCGCCTGATATAGATAATTTCAAGGCTCATATCATATTTAACAAGGAACAGATTGTTCAACTGGTGATAATCTGCTTTCAATTCGTTTGTAAGCTGTACGGCAAACGGTGCAGATTTACCTGTGT contains the following coding sequences:
- the dapB gene encoding 4-hydroxy-tetrahydrodipicolinate reductase encodes the protein MIKVFIAGATGWAGSAIAKGVYNEKGMQLAGGLSRFNKQENLAEILDFGNDEIPLFGTIEEALEQVDFDVLVEFTKPDIAKKNILSALNKGKKVVVGTSGLTNEDYTEIEKAANDNNTSVLAAGNFAITAVLLFKFASIAAQYIPNYELIDYASQNKVDAPSGSVAELAHRLSGIQQSNITVPVKDTIGSKETRGADIEGVQVHAVRLPGHVLGIEAIFGMPDEKLILRHDAGNSAEPYVKGAILAIEKVSTFKGLKRGLDAVMDF
- a CDS encoding helix-turn-helix domain-containing protein — encoded protein: MLQKQNSGDCSEIMTKVCNVADRIIQNRLDTGKSAPFAVQLTNELKADYHQLNNLFLVKYDMSLEIIYIRRIIEKVKELLVYTEQSLSQIAKALGYQKPTELSEQLMTYTGLTSAHFKQIRKNKLEIIRRQQEKQNEL
- a CDS encoding flavin reductase family protein; translated protein: MKKYTWRTHKIIKETEDTITLYFDTEQQAFTYLPGQYLNIRLTVNGELLIRSYSFSSVPSDEFPAITIKRVTGGKMSNYILNNADNIEAWEIEAPFGSFVLEKPIAEQSQIVLLAGGSGISPLYAMLKSVENSNRIPLLVYSNKTPEETIFWNELEAMQAAQELNICYSFTAPDFISTKLNHVAGRFNLLVLRSVIKRLVGDVAAAHYYICGPNGLMDLYQDALTGLYIPEDHIHLEYFDPVPGNAGDLETDGTVKDVIVNYYEDYYENEEKQTYECTSLIEVQPKQSLLDAMKEHHIKVASSCKNGTCGACWAVKTDGEVRMLHNGALTEQDIAEGIILLCQSYPMNADVCVTVQ